A window of the Streptomyces griseochromogenes genome harbors these coding sequences:
- a CDS encoding AAA domain-containing protein: MTTVGFDPAAAAARATDSILHDTLHGTERGVVVDSPPGAGKSTLVVRAALELAEAGRPLMVVAQTNAQVDDLVLRLAEKNPDLPVGRLHSSDTDPYDKALDDLAHIRTSAKAADLQGLPVVLSTAAKWAHVKVDEPWRHAIVDEAYQMRSDSLLAVAGLFERALFVGDPGQLDPFAIVGSEQWAGLSYDPSASAVTTLLAHNPELPQHRLPVSWRLPASAAPLVSDAFYPYTPFRSGTGHADRRLAFAVPSDGSGPDRVIDEAAASGWGLLELPARHTPRTDPEAVRAVATVVRRLLDRGGAAVSERSSDPAPLTADRIAVGTAHRDQAAAVRSALAELGVADVTVDTANRLQGREYDVTVVLHPLSGRPDATAFHLETGRLCVLASRHRHACIVVCRAGVGDLLDDYPSTEPVQLGTLVKFPDGWEANHAVLAHLEEHRVTWQP; this comes from the coding sequence GTGACGACCGTCGGCTTCGACCCCGCGGCCGCGGCCGCCCGCGCCACCGACTCGATCCTCCACGACACCCTGCACGGCACCGAGCGGGGCGTGGTCGTCGACTCCCCGCCCGGAGCCGGCAAGTCCACCCTGGTGGTCCGGGCGGCCCTGGAACTCGCCGAGGCCGGACGCCCGTTGATGGTGGTCGCCCAGACCAACGCCCAGGTGGACGACCTGGTGCTGCGGCTCGCCGAGAAGAACCCCGACCTGCCGGTGGGCCGCCTGCACAGCAGCGACACGGACCCCTACGACAAGGCACTGGACGACCTGGCCCACATCCGCACGTCGGCGAAGGCGGCCGACCTTCAGGGCCTGCCGGTCGTCCTGTCCACCGCCGCGAAGTGGGCGCACGTCAAGGTGGACGAGCCGTGGCGGCACGCGATCGTGGACGAGGCGTACCAGATGCGCTCGGACTCGCTGCTGGCCGTCGCCGGTCTGTTCGAGCGGGCGCTGTTCGTCGGCGACCCGGGCCAGCTGGATCCGTTCGCGATCGTGGGCAGCGAACAGTGGGCGGGCCTGTCGTACGACCCGTCGGCCTCGGCCGTGACGACCCTGCTGGCGCACAACCCGGAGCTCCCGCAGCACCGCCTGCCGGTCTCCTGGCGCCTGCCGGCCTCCGCGGCCCCGCTGGTCTCGGACGCCTTCTACCCCTACACCCCGTTCCGCAGCGGCACCGGCCACGCCGACCGGCGCCTGGCCTTCGCCGTCCCCTCCGACGGCTCGGGCCCGGACCGGGTCATCGACGAGGCGGCGGCATCCGGCTGGGGCCTGCTGGAGCTGCCCGCCCGCCATACCCCGCGCACCGACCCGGAGGCGGTACGGGCGGTGGCGACGGTCGTACGGCGCCTGCTGGACAGGGGAGGCGCCGCCGTCTCGGAACGCTCATCGGACCCCGCCCCGCTCACGGCCGACCGCATCGCCGTCGGCACGGCCCATCGCGACCAGGCGGCGGCGGTCCGTTCGGCGCTGGCCGAGCTGGGCGTGGCGGATGTCACGGTCGACACCGCGAACCGCCTCCAGGGACGTGAGTACGACGTGACGGTCGTCCTCCACCCGCTCTCCGGCCGCCCCGACGCCACCGCCTTCCATCTGGAGACCGGCCGCCTGTGCGTCCTGGCCTCCCGCCACCGGCACGCCTGCATCGTGGTGTGCCGGGCCGGCGTGGGCGACCTCCTGGACGACTATCCGTCCACGGAACCCGTCCAGCTGGGCACGCTGGTGAAGTTCCCCGACGGCTGGGAGGCGAACCACGCCGTGCTGGCGCATCTGGAGGAGCACCGGGTCACCTGGCAGCCCTGA
- a CDS encoding putative bifunctional diguanylate cyclase/phosphodiesterase, with the protein MSGTSEGPTPAADLDRSAVTDSDHNTYHRVFATAPLSMAVVDREGLVVSANAAFGELLGAHAESLPGRVAADLVDLASDARTWHAYREVLRGRQARLRCTRRLKHPDGHSVWVQVTVAPLAGDGPGVLVSVADIGARRELQARLRHLQMHDPVTRLPNRTLFFERLSVALEAESYELSGTGRIGLCYLDLDGFKAVNDTLGHRVGDRLLAAVAERLTRVADEAGYARAGTPLVARLGGDEFALLVEDSTGTEQLADLAESALKALEAPFDLAGQRLSLTASIGVVERHAAGTTATGLMQAADTTLYWAKADGKARWTLFDPERNAHRMTRQALSSTLRPAIEREEFALEYQPLVGMEDGRLSGVEALIRWNHPQFGTLTPNRFIGLAEEDGSIVQLGRWALATACRQARRWQLDNPGEPPIFVSVNVAVRQVWDSDLVADVAQTLAETGLAPHLLQLELTESAVMGSGGRPLQALQALSDMGVRIAIDDFGTGYSNLAYLSRLPVSVLKLDGSFVRGFQYEGDKSTVAVPPNAADEVIVEAMIQLAHRLGLTVTAECVETSAQATRLRRIGCDTGQGWLYSRPVPPDRISELLGAQAYAVGKP; encoded by the coding sequence GTGAGCGGAACGTCCGAAGGGCCGACGCCCGCGGCAGACCTCGACCGGTCAGCCGTTACAGACAGTGATCACAACACCTATCACCGTGTCTTCGCGACCGCCCCGCTCTCCATGGCCGTCGTCGATCGCGAAGGCCTCGTCGTCAGCGCCAACGCCGCCTTCGGCGAGCTGCTCGGCGCCCACGCGGAGTCCCTGCCCGGTCGGGTCGCCGCCGACCTGGTGGACCTGGCCTCCGACGCGCGCACCTGGCACGCCTACCGCGAGGTCCTGCGCGGCCGGCAGGCGAGACTGCGCTGCACCCGACGGCTGAAACATCCCGACGGGCACTCGGTGTGGGTCCAGGTCACCGTGGCCCCGCTGGCGGGTGACGGGCCCGGCGTCCTCGTGTCGGTCGCCGACATCGGCGCCCGCCGCGAACTCCAGGCCAGGCTCAGGCACTTGCAGATGCACGACCCGGTGACCAGGCTGCCCAACCGCACCCTCTTCTTCGAGCGCCTGTCGGTCGCCCTGGAAGCGGAGTCGTACGAGCTGAGCGGCACCGGCCGGATCGGCCTGTGCTATCTGGACCTGGACGGCTTCAAGGCCGTCAACGACACCCTCGGCCACCGGGTCGGCGACCGGCTGCTCGCGGCCGTCGCGGAGCGGCTGACCCGGGTCGCCGACGAGGCCGGGTACGCCCGCGCCGGCACCCCCCTGGTGGCCCGGCTCGGCGGCGACGAGTTCGCCCTGCTGGTCGAGGACTCCACCGGCACCGAGCAGCTCGCCGACCTCGCCGAGTCCGCGCTGAAGGCCCTGGAGGCACCCTTCGACCTGGCCGGGCAGCGGCTGTCGCTGACGGCCTCCATCGGTGTCGTGGAGCGGCATGCGGCCGGTACGACGGCCACGGGGCTGATGCAGGCGGCCGATACGACCCTGTACTGGGCGAAGGCCGACGGCAAGGCCCGCTGGACACTGTTCGACCCCGAGCGCAACGCGCACCGGATGACTCGCCAGGCACTCTCCTCCACCCTCCGCCCCGCCATCGAGCGCGAAGAATTCGCCCTCGAGTACCAGCCCTTGGTGGGCATGGAGGACGGGCGGCTGAGCGGGGTCGAGGCGTTGATCCGCTGGAATCATCCTCAGTTCGGCACACTGACGCCGAATCGGTTCATCGGATTGGCCGAGGAAGACGGTTCGATCGTTCAGCTGGGCCGTTGGGCGCTGGCGACCGCCTGCCGGCAGGCCCGTCGCTGGCAGCTGGACAACCCCGGCGAGCCGCCGATCTTCGTGAGCGTCAATGTGGCGGTCCGTCAGGTGTGGGATTCGGACCTGGTGGCGGACGTGGCGCAGACCCTCGCCGAGACCGGACTCGCCCCGCATCTGCTCCAGCTGGAGCTGACCGAGTCCGCCGTGATGGGCTCGGGGGGCCGCCCGCTCCAGGCCCTGCAGGCCCTCAGCGACATGGGCGTGCGCATCGCCATCGACGACTTCGGCACCGGCTACTCGAACCTGGCGTATCTGAGCAGGCTGCCCGTGTCGGTGCTGAAGCTGGACGGCTCCTTCGTGCGCGGCTTCCAGTACGAGGGCGACAAGAGCACGGTGGCCGTGCCGCCCAACGCGGCCGACGAGGTGATCGTGGAGGCGATGATCCAGCTGGCCCACCGTCTCGGTCTGACGGTCACCGCGGAGTGCGTGGAGACCTCGGCGCAGGCCACACGGCTGCGGCGGATCGGGTGCGACACCGGGCAGGGGTGGCTGTACTCCCGTCCGGTGCCGCCGGATCGTATCTCCGAGCTGCTGGGGGCGCAGGCCTACGCGGTGGGCAAGCCGTAG
- a CDS encoding bifunctional DNA primase/polymerase has translation MSSTPNVTCATPDGTAWLASAGTYPRSTLALWRERPDAPLVLPCGTVFDVVSAPAIFGRRMLDRLWDEGPGSGPVAMFRGRMLLFAAPGTAQRLPSLLTWEEWGGAHGCGTSRTADVPPLLCHGTGDAVTVPALSGSESPASGGSRWLVAPDTRHPWLPGPEVVLWAAVRAARAAVRISIFPPADQDAKVYDVSRRR, from the coding sequence ATGAGCAGCACGCCGAATGTCACCTGCGCCACCCCCGACGGAACCGCCTGGCTCGCCTCGGCAGGAACGTATCCGCGAAGCACCCTCGCCCTCTGGCGGGAGCGCCCGGACGCCCCGCTGGTCCTGCCCTGCGGCACCGTCTTCGACGTGGTGAGCGCCCCCGCGATCTTCGGGCGCCGGATGCTGGACCGGTTATGGGACGAGGGCCCGGGATCCGGACCGGTCGCGATGTTCCGGGGCCGCATGCTGCTGTTCGCGGCCCCGGGGACGGCCCAGCGACTGCCGTCGCTGCTGACCTGGGAGGAGTGGGGCGGCGCCCATGGCTGCGGGACGAGCCGGACGGCGGACGTGCCACCGCTGCTGTGTCACGGCACCGGAGACGCCGTGACCGTTCCCGCCCTGTCCGGCAGCGAGTCCCCCGCCTCCGGCGGCTCCCGGTGGCTGGTCGCCCCCGACACCCGCCACCCCTGGCTGCCCGGCCCCGAGGTGGTGCTCTGGGCGGCCGTCAGGGCGGCTCGCGCGGCAGTGCGGATATCGATTTTTCCTCCCGCCGACCAGGATGCTAAGGTCTACGACGTCAGCAGGCGCCGCTAG
- a CDS encoding M6 family metalloprotease domain-containing protein — MSALAATSILTGPSVAEPFSPAPCALHRTDVHHSEGVDTWNSDYARPAGALDAVMIFLSFPDADPRTTPAELTADHFPATSRFFERASYGRFTLRPHPLGHWLRMPQPSTAYAMKRDWSAADRAAYLRDAFAVADKEVDFSRYRVVYFVADPDAPGVDSDATKVVNLDTPMHVDGTDVRRVVTVFEKHPPDHLVLAHETGHVFDLPDLYHRPVDGKGDWDTYVGDWDLMGSQFGLSPDLFAWHKWKLGWLDPRQVVCVRGAGPTRITLEPLEAGPGVPVRGAAGAPAFGLGRGAKLAVVRTGPDSALAFEVRTSAGNDRAVCRQGILVYRVRGGAESGGGPVEVVDAHPQTEACWENSVYPPLADAPVALGESFTVPGAGVRVEVEDRTASGAWTVKITQEVAG, encoded by the coding sequence ATGTCGGCGCTCGCCGCGACCTCGATCCTCACCGGCCCGTCGGTCGCCGAGCCCTTCTCCCCGGCGCCCTGCGCCCTGCACCGGACCGACGTCCACCACTCGGAAGGGGTGGACACCTGGAACTCCGACTACGCCCGCCCGGCCGGCGCGCTCGACGCCGTGATGATCTTCCTTTCCTTCCCGGACGCCGACCCGCGGACCACTCCCGCCGAGCTGACCGCCGACCACTTCCCGGCCACCAGCCGCTTCTTCGAGCGGGCCTCCTACGGCAGGTTCACGCTGCGCCCGCATCCGCTGGGGCACTGGCTGCGCATGCCGCAGCCGTCGACCGCGTACGCCATGAAGCGCGACTGGAGCGCCGCCGACCGGGCCGCCTACCTGCGCGACGCGTTCGCCGTGGCCGACAAGGAGGTCGACTTCTCCCGCTACCGCGTCGTCTATTTCGTCGCCGACCCGGACGCGCCCGGGGTGGACTCCGACGCGACGAAGGTCGTCAATCTCGACACCCCCATGCATGTGGACGGAACGGATGTGCGCCGGGTGGTGACGGTCTTCGAGAAGCACCCGCCCGACCATCTGGTCCTCGCCCATGAGACGGGCCATGTCTTCGACCTTCCCGACCTCTACCACCGCCCGGTCGACGGCAAGGGGGACTGGGACACCTACGTCGGCGACTGGGACCTGATGGGCAGCCAGTTCGGGCTGTCCCCGGACCTGTTCGCCTGGCACAAGTGGAAGCTGGGCTGGCTGGATCCGCGCCAGGTGGTGTGTGTGCGGGGCGCGGGACCGACCCGCATCACCCTGGAGCCCCTGGAGGCCGGGCCGGGCGTCCCGGTGCGGGGCGCGGCAGGCGCCCCCGCCTTCGGCCTCGGTCGCGGCGCGAAGCTGGCCGTCGTGCGCACCGGACCGGACAGCGCGCTGGCCTTCGAAGTGCGTACCTCGGCCGGGAACGACCGTGCGGTCTGCCGGCAGGGAATCCTGGTCTACCGGGTGCGCGGCGGTGCGGAGTCCGGCGGTGGCCCGGTCGAGGTGGTGGACGCCCACCCGCAGACCGAGGCGTGCTGGGAGAACTCGGTCTATCCGCCCCTCGCCGACGCCCCGGTCGCCCTCGGGGAGAGTTTCACGGTGCCGGGGGCCGGTGTGAGGGTGGAGGTGGAGGACCGGACGGCGTCCGGGGCGTGGACCGTGAAGATCACACAGGAGGTGGCGGGCTGA